Proteins from a single region of Serinus canaria isolate serCan28SL12 chromosome 28, serCan2020, whole genome shotgun sequence:
- the ARHGAP45 gene encoding rho GTPase-activating protein 45 isoform X3, which translates to MLGRAAGKKSYSPSAAAGRAHHPLRSLDSLPRTPAVRLTELSRKDCLEAPGSSVAELPAGSAKLSSSPSAVGTLKRPTSLSRHASAAGFPLPTAPRAVPKGHKTPMCYSPMEGGDGPFIDPEDISQLLADVARFADALEKLRDVVLRDDPKEPQRPLAHECLGETLRILRQVINKYPLLNTLETLTAAGTLISKVKGFHYESNNEADKREFEKAVETIAVSFSSTVSEFLMGEVDSSTILSIPPSDQNQTMESLYGGIPGPRGDGVPSGMDSCDTARPPAEEVDVMLQRCEGGVDAALQYAKTLSKYMKDLMGYMEKRATLEIDFARGLQKMANSYKQTISQETSMPFLSIYLLALEQDMEHGASVVQAATTLQQQTFLQPLMVRRGEHEKRRKEIKEQWHRAQRKLQEAEGNLRKAKQTYMQRSEEHDKAKYMAVKAEEEQQNTTSSITTKTLDKKRRLEEEAKNKAEEAMATYRTCVADANTQKQELEDTKVNSLRHIHELIKQTDQVIKSATISFYQLMHMQTAPLPVNFQTLCESSKLYDPGQQYASHVRQLQRGDEPDVQYDFEPYVSHNAWSPFTQPQKGSFNASEFSTSAEGAGAASEGTAGARESPSGAGAVERRGEFSHKLQRLSSNGTASSSEEVEEKDGTTTPFEQSINGITPELAAPTGPFRNVGLSKAAQTHRLRKLRAPSKCRECNSYVYFQGAECEECCLACHKKCLETLAIQCGHKKLQGKLQLFGQDFTKASQGSQDGIPFIIKKCISEIEKRALKTKGIYRVNGVKTRVEKLCQAFENGKELVELSQASPHDISNVLKLYLRQLPEPLMPFRLYNELMGLAKESLQGGEAKGRSGKGSPELVDRGADTDQVVLSLVLKLRELLKELPRENMATLQYLLQHLRRIMEVEQDNKMTSGNLGIVFGPTLMRPRPTDATISLSSLVDYPHQARIIEALIIFYPTIFEHKDMAPSRCGSEEVTSGAEQAHAGSQPVAPLGSSPFLELPSDKGNLAFSADSLAESGDRSVDSDSELEDGGEPRTHLTKQGSETSTEEVNFCDEGSEGLRSRSCSVGQSDAEGSAPAGEEQSDVEEQESRSSATSGDGTNQSGTSRGHGSHELQPRLI; encoded by the exons ATGCTCGGTCGGGCTGCGGGCAAGAAAAGCTACAGCCCCTCGGCGGCGGCGGGCAGAGCCCACCACCCCCTGCGCTCCCTGGACTCGCTGCCCCGCACGCCCGCCGTGAGGCTGACG gagctctcccGCAAGGATTGCCTGGAGGCACCGGGCTCCAGCGTGGCGGAGCTGCCCGCCGGCAGTGccaagctcagcagcagcccaagcGCCGTGGGCACCCTGAAGCGCCCCACCAGCCTGAGCCGCCATGCCAGCGCCGCCGGCTTCCCTCTGCCCACGGCCCCCCGCGCCGTGCCCAAGGGCCACAAGACCCCCATGTGCTACAGCCCCATGGAGGGCGGGGACGGTCCCTTCATCGACCCCGAGGAcatctcccagctgctggcagacGTGGCCCGCTTCGCCGATGCCCTGGAGAAGCTGCGGGATGTGGTGCTGCGCGATG ACCCCAAGGAGCCACAGCGGCCGCTGGCCCACGAGTGCCTGGGTGAAACCCTCCGCATCCTGCGCCAGGTCATCAACAAGTACCCACTGCTCAACACCCTGGAGACCCTGACGGCCGCTGGGACCCTCATCTCCAAAGTCAAGG GTTTCCACTATGAATCCAACAATGAGGCAGACAAGAGGGAGTTCGAGAAGGCTGTGGAGACCATCGCTGTGTCCTTCAGCAGCAC gGTGTCTGAGTTCCTCATGGGGGAGGTGGACAGCAGCACCATCCTCTCCATTCCACCCAGTGACCAGAACCAG ACTATGGAGAGCCTCTATGGGGGGATTCCTGGGCCTAGAGGAGATGGAGTGCCCTCAGGCATGGACAGCTGTGACACAG CCCGTCCTCCTGCTGAAGAAGTGGATGTGATGCTGCAGCGCTGTGAGGGGGGTGTGGACGCTGCCCTCCAGTATGCCAAAACCCTCTCCAAGTACATGAAGGACCTGATGGGATACATGGAGAAAAGGGCCACGCTGG AGATAGATTTTGCCAGAGGGCTCCAGAAGATGGCAAACAGCTACAAGCAAACCATCAGTCAGGAG acCAGCATGCCTTTCCTGTCCATCTATCTactggctctggagcaggacaTGGAGCACGGGGCCTCAGTTGTGCAGGCAGCCACCACCCTGCAGCAACAAACCTTCCTTCAG CCACTGATGGTGAGACGTGGGGAACACGAGAAACGCAGGAAGGAGATCAAGGAGCAGTGGCACCGGGCACAGAGGAAACTG CAAGAGGCAGAGGGGAACCTGCGCAAGGCCAAGCAGACGTACATGCAGCGCAGCGAGGAGCACGACAAGGCCAAATACATGGCAGTgaaagcagaggaggagcagcaaaaCACGACCAGCAGCATCACCACCAAGACCCTGGACAAGAAGAGGCGGCTGGAAGAGGAAGCCAAGAACAAG GCAGAAGAGGCCATGGCCACCTACCGCACCTGCGTGGCCGATGCAAACACgcagaagcaggagctggaggacaCCAAGGTGAACTCGCTGAGGCACATCCACGAACTGATCAAACAGACTGACCAGGTCATCAAGTCg GCCACCATCTCCTTCTACCAGCTCATGCACATGCAGACAGCGCCGCTGCCAGTGAATTTCCAGACCCTGTGTGAGAGCAGCAAGCTCTACGACCCGGGCCAGCAGTACGCGTCCCACGTGCGGCAGCTGCAGCGCGGCGACGAGCCCGACGTGCAGTACGACTTCGAGCCCTACGTGTCCCACAACGCCTG gTCTCCCTTTACTCAGCCACAGAAGGGCAGCTTCAATGCCAGTGAGTTCTCCACGAGTGCagagggggctggggctgcctcggagggaacagcaggagccagggagtCACCaagtggggctggagcagtcGAGCGAAGAG GTGAATTCAGCCACAAGCTCCAGCGGCTCTCATCCAACGGCACCGCGTCCTCCAgtgaggaggtggaggagaaggACGGGACCACCACTCCCTTTGAGCAGA GCATCAATGGGatcaccccagagctggcagctcccacaggaCCCTTCAGGAATGTTGGCTTGTCCAAGGCTGCCCAGACCCATCGGCTGAGGAAGCTCCGTGCCCCTTCCAAGTGTCGGGAGTGCAACAGCTACGTGTACTTCCAGGGAGCTGAGTGTGAGGAG tgctgcctggcCTGCCACAAGAAGTGCCTGGAGACCTTGGCCATCCAGTGTGGGCACAAGAAGCTCCAagggaagctgcagctcttcGGGCAGGACTTCACAAAGGCATCTCAGGGCAGCCAAGATGGGATCCCCTTCATCATcaagaaatgcatttcagagATTGAGAAGCGGGCCCTGAAAACAAAG GGCATCTACCGAGTTAACGGTGTCAAGACACGTGTGGAGAAGCTTTGCCAGGCCTTTGAGAACGGGAAGGAGCTGGTGGAGCTGTCCCAGGCCTCCCCTCATGACATCAGCAACGTCCTGAAGCTCTACCTGAGACAG CTGCCGGAGCCCCTGATGCCCTTCCGGCTGTACAACGAGCTGATGGGGCTGGCCAAGGAGAGCCTGCAGGGGGGCGAGGCCAAGGGTCGGAGCGGGAAGGGCAGCCCGGAGCTGGTGGACAGAGGAGCCGACACCGACCAGGTGGTGCTGAGCCTGGTGCtgaagctgagggagctgctgaaggagctcCCCCGTGAGAACATGGCCACGCTCCAGtacctcctgcagcacctgaggAG GATCATGGAAGTGGAACAGGACAACAAGATGACCTCAGGCAACCTGGGCATCGTCTTTGGGCCAACGCTGATGCGCCCCAGGCCCACGGATGCCACGATTTCCTTGTCCTCACTGGTGGATTATCCCCACCAAGCTCGGATCATTGAGGCACTCATCATCTTCTACCCCACCATCTTCGAGCACAAGGACATGGCACCCAGCAGATGTGGCTCAGAGGAGGTGAccagtggtgctgagcag gccCATGCAGGCTCCCAGCCTGTGGCTCCTCTTGGCTCCAGCCCATTCCTGGAGCTGCCTTCGGACAAAGGGAATTTGGCTTTCAGCGCTGACTCACTTGCAG AATCCGGCGACCGCTCCGTGGACTCCGACTCGGAGCTGGAGGACGGTGGGGAGCCACGGACACACCTGACGAAGCAGGGCAGCGAGACCAGCACGGAAGAGGTTAATTTCTGTGACGAGGGGAGCGAGGGGCTGcggagcaggagctgcagcgtGGGCCAGTCAGatgcagagggctctgctcccgCTGGGGAGGAGCAAAGCGACGTGGAGGAACAGGAGAGCCGCAGCTCTGCCACCTCCGGGGATGGCACCAACCAGTCTGGCACCTCTCGGGGCCACGGCAGCCACGAGCTGCAGCCCCGGCTCATCTAA
- the ARHGAP45 gene encoding rho GTPase-activating protein 45 isoform X2, translated as MFSRKKRELIKTPSISKKSRAGSPVPQTLPELSRKDCLEAPGSSVAELPAGSAKLSSSPSAVGTLKRPTSLSRHASAAGFPLPTAPRAVPKGHKTPMCYSPMEGGDGPFIDPEDISQLLADVARFADALEKLRDVVLRDDPKEPQRPLAHECLGETLRILRQVINKYPLLNTLETLTAAGTLISKVKGFHYESNNEADKREFEKAVETIAVSFSSTVSEFLMGEVDSSTILSIPPSDQNQTMESLYGGIPGPRGDGVPSGMDSCDTARPPAEEVDVMLQRCEGGVDAALQYAKTLSKYMKDLMGYMEKRATLEIDFARGLQKMANSYKQTISQETSMPFLSIYLLALEQDMEHGASVVQAATTLQQQTFLQPLMVRRGEHEKRRKEIKEQWHRAQRKLQEAEGNLRKAKQTYMQRSEEHDKAKYMAVKAEEEQQNTTSSITTKTLDKKRRLEEEAKNKAEEAMATYRTCVADANTQKQELEDTKVNSLRHIHELIKQTDQVIKSATISFYQLMHMQTAPLPVNFQTLCESSKLYDPGQQYASHVRQLQRGDEPDVQYDFEPYVSHNAWSPFTQPQKGSFNASEFSTSAEGAGAASEGTAGARESPSGAGAVERRGGRGHQVHKSWPTSVAEADSSLDSNAGEFSHKLQRLSSNGTASSSEEVEEKDGTTTPFEQSINGITPELAAPTGPFRNVGLSKAAQTHRLRKLRAPSKCRECNSYVYFQGAECEECCLACHKKCLETLAIQCGHKKLQGKLQLFGQDFTKASQGSQDGIPFIIKKCISEIEKRALKTKGIYRVNGVKTRVEKLCQAFENGKELVELSQASPHDISNVLKLYLRQLPEPLMPFRLYNELMGLAKESLQGGEAKGRSGKGSPELVDRGADTDQVVLSLVLKLRELLKELPRENMATLQYLLQHLRRIMEVEQDNKMTSGNLGIVFGPTLMRPRPTDATISLSSLVDYPHQARIIEALIIFYPTIFEHKDMAPSRCGSEEVTSGAEQAHAGSQPVAPLGSSPFLELPSDKGNLAFSADSLAESGDRSVDSDSELEDGGEPRTHLTKQGSETSTEEVNFCDEGSEGLRSRSCSVGQSDAEGSAPAGEEQSDVEEQESRSSATSGDGTNQSGTSRGHGSHELQPRLI; from the exons ATGTTCTCTCGGAAGAAGCGGGAGCTGATAAAAACCCCCTCCATCTCCAAGAAGAGCCGGGCGGGAAGCCCCGTCCCGCAGACCCTGCCG gagctctcccGCAAGGATTGCCTGGAGGCACCGGGCTCCAGCGTGGCGGAGCTGCCCGCCGGCAGTGccaagctcagcagcagcccaagcGCCGTGGGCACCCTGAAGCGCCCCACCAGCCTGAGCCGCCATGCCAGCGCCGCCGGCTTCCCTCTGCCCACGGCCCCCCGCGCCGTGCCCAAGGGCCACAAGACCCCCATGTGCTACAGCCCCATGGAGGGCGGGGACGGTCCCTTCATCGACCCCGAGGAcatctcccagctgctggcagacGTGGCCCGCTTCGCCGATGCCCTGGAGAAGCTGCGGGATGTGGTGCTGCGCGATG ACCCCAAGGAGCCACAGCGGCCGCTGGCCCACGAGTGCCTGGGTGAAACCCTCCGCATCCTGCGCCAGGTCATCAACAAGTACCCACTGCTCAACACCCTGGAGACCCTGACGGCCGCTGGGACCCTCATCTCCAAAGTCAAGG GTTTCCACTATGAATCCAACAATGAGGCAGACAAGAGGGAGTTCGAGAAGGCTGTGGAGACCATCGCTGTGTCCTTCAGCAGCAC gGTGTCTGAGTTCCTCATGGGGGAGGTGGACAGCAGCACCATCCTCTCCATTCCACCCAGTGACCAGAACCAG ACTATGGAGAGCCTCTATGGGGGGATTCCTGGGCCTAGAGGAGATGGAGTGCCCTCAGGCATGGACAGCTGTGACACAG CCCGTCCTCCTGCTGAAGAAGTGGATGTGATGCTGCAGCGCTGTGAGGGGGGTGTGGACGCTGCCCTCCAGTATGCCAAAACCCTCTCCAAGTACATGAAGGACCTGATGGGATACATGGAGAAAAGGGCCACGCTGG AGATAGATTTTGCCAGAGGGCTCCAGAAGATGGCAAACAGCTACAAGCAAACCATCAGTCAGGAG acCAGCATGCCTTTCCTGTCCATCTATCTactggctctggagcaggacaTGGAGCACGGGGCCTCAGTTGTGCAGGCAGCCACCACCCTGCAGCAACAAACCTTCCTTCAG CCACTGATGGTGAGACGTGGGGAACACGAGAAACGCAGGAAGGAGATCAAGGAGCAGTGGCACCGGGCACAGAGGAAACTG CAAGAGGCAGAGGGGAACCTGCGCAAGGCCAAGCAGACGTACATGCAGCGCAGCGAGGAGCACGACAAGGCCAAATACATGGCAGTgaaagcagaggaggagcagcaaaaCACGACCAGCAGCATCACCACCAAGACCCTGGACAAGAAGAGGCGGCTGGAAGAGGAAGCCAAGAACAAG GCAGAAGAGGCCATGGCCACCTACCGCACCTGCGTGGCCGATGCAAACACgcagaagcaggagctggaggacaCCAAGGTGAACTCGCTGAGGCACATCCACGAACTGATCAAACAGACTGACCAGGTCATCAAGTCg GCCACCATCTCCTTCTACCAGCTCATGCACATGCAGACAGCGCCGCTGCCAGTGAATTTCCAGACCCTGTGTGAGAGCAGCAAGCTCTACGACCCGGGCCAGCAGTACGCGTCCCACGTGCGGCAGCTGCAGCGCGGCGACGAGCCCGACGTGCAGTACGACTTCGAGCCCTACGTGTCCCACAACGCCTG gTCTCCCTTTACTCAGCCACAGAAGGGCAGCTTCAATGCCAGTGAGTTCTCCACGAGTGCagagggggctggggctgcctcggagggaacagcaggagccagggagtCACCaagtggggctggagcagtcGAGCGAAGAG GTGGGAGGGGACACCAGGTGCATAAATCCTGGCCAACCTCTGTTGCTGAGGCTGACAGCAGCCTGGATTCCAATGCAG GTGAATTCAGCCACAAGCTCCAGCGGCTCTCATCCAACGGCACCGCGTCCTCCAgtgaggaggtggaggagaaggACGGGACCACCACTCCCTTTGAGCAGA GCATCAATGGGatcaccccagagctggcagctcccacaggaCCCTTCAGGAATGTTGGCTTGTCCAAGGCTGCCCAGACCCATCGGCTGAGGAAGCTCCGTGCCCCTTCCAAGTGTCGGGAGTGCAACAGCTACGTGTACTTCCAGGGAGCTGAGTGTGAGGAG tgctgcctggcCTGCCACAAGAAGTGCCTGGAGACCTTGGCCATCCAGTGTGGGCACAAGAAGCTCCAagggaagctgcagctcttcGGGCAGGACTTCACAAAGGCATCTCAGGGCAGCCAAGATGGGATCCCCTTCATCATcaagaaatgcatttcagagATTGAGAAGCGGGCCCTGAAAACAAAG GGCATCTACCGAGTTAACGGTGTCAAGACACGTGTGGAGAAGCTTTGCCAGGCCTTTGAGAACGGGAAGGAGCTGGTGGAGCTGTCCCAGGCCTCCCCTCATGACATCAGCAACGTCCTGAAGCTCTACCTGAGACAG CTGCCGGAGCCCCTGATGCCCTTCCGGCTGTACAACGAGCTGATGGGGCTGGCCAAGGAGAGCCTGCAGGGGGGCGAGGCCAAGGGTCGGAGCGGGAAGGGCAGCCCGGAGCTGGTGGACAGAGGAGCCGACACCGACCAGGTGGTGCTGAGCCTGGTGCtgaagctgagggagctgctgaaggagctcCCCCGTGAGAACATGGCCACGCTCCAGtacctcctgcagcacctgaggAG GATCATGGAAGTGGAACAGGACAACAAGATGACCTCAGGCAACCTGGGCATCGTCTTTGGGCCAACGCTGATGCGCCCCAGGCCCACGGATGCCACGATTTCCTTGTCCTCACTGGTGGATTATCCCCACCAAGCTCGGATCATTGAGGCACTCATCATCTTCTACCCCACCATCTTCGAGCACAAGGACATGGCACCCAGCAGATGTGGCTCAGAGGAGGTGAccagtggtgctgagcag gccCATGCAGGCTCCCAGCCTGTGGCTCCTCTTGGCTCCAGCCCATTCCTGGAGCTGCCTTCGGACAAAGGGAATTTGGCTTTCAGCGCTGACTCACTTGCAG AATCCGGCGACCGCTCCGTGGACTCCGACTCGGAGCTGGAGGACGGTGGGGAGCCACGGACACACCTGACGAAGCAGGGCAGCGAGACCAGCACGGAAGAGGTTAATTTCTGTGACGAGGGGAGCGAGGGGCTGcggagcaggagctgcagcgtGGGCCAGTCAGatgcagagggctctgctcccgCTGGGGAGGAGCAAAGCGACGTGGAGGAACAGGAGAGCCGCAGCTCTGCCACCTCCGGGGATGGCACCAACCAGTCTGGCACCTCTCGGGGCCACGGCAGCCACGAGCTGCAGCCCCGGCTCATCTAA
- the ARHGAP45 gene encoding rho GTPase-activating protein 45 isoform X1 yields MLGRAAGKKSYSPSAAAGRAHHPLRSLDSLPRTPAVRLTELSRKDCLEAPGSSVAELPAGSAKLSSSPSAVGTLKRPTSLSRHASAAGFPLPTAPRAVPKGHKTPMCYSPMEGGDGPFIDPEDISQLLADVARFADALEKLRDVVLRDDPKEPQRPLAHECLGETLRILRQVINKYPLLNTLETLTAAGTLISKVKGFHYESNNEADKREFEKAVETIAVSFSSTVSEFLMGEVDSSTILSIPPSDQNQTMESLYGGIPGPRGDGVPSGMDSCDTARPPAEEVDVMLQRCEGGVDAALQYAKTLSKYMKDLMGYMEKRATLEIDFARGLQKMANSYKQTISQETSMPFLSIYLLALEQDMEHGASVVQAATTLQQQTFLQPLMVRRGEHEKRRKEIKEQWHRAQRKLQEAEGNLRKAKQTYMQRSEEHDKAKYMAVKAEEEQQNTTSSITTKTLDKKRRLEEEAKNKAEEAMATYRTCVADANTQKQELEDTKVNSLRHIHELIKQTDQVIKSATISFYQLMHMQTAPLPVNFQTLCESSKLYDPGQQYASHVRQLQRGDEPDVQYDFEPYVSHNAWSPFTQPQKGSFNASEFSTSAEGAGAASEGTAGARESPSGAGAVERRGGRGHQVHKSWPTSVAEADSSLDSNAGEFSHKLQRLSSNGTASSSEEVEEKDGTTTPFEQSINGITPELAAPTGPFRNVGLSKAAQTHRLRKLRAPSKCRECNSYVYFQGAECEECCLACHKKCLETLAIQCGHKKLQGKLQLFGQDFTKASQGSQDGIPFIIKKCISEIEKRALKTKGIYRVNGVKTRVEKLCQAFENGKELVELSQASPHDISNVLKLYLRQLPEPLMPFRLYNELMGLAKESLQGGEAKGRSGKGSPELVDRGADTDQVVLSLVLKLRELLKELPRENMATLQYLLQHLRRIMEVEQDNKMTSGNLGIVFGPTLMRPRPTDATISLSSLVDYPHQARIIEALIIFYPTIFEHKDMAPSRCGSEEVTSGAEQAHAGSQPVAPLGSSPFLELPSDKGNLAFSADSLAESGDRSVDSDSELEDGGEPRTHLTKQGSETSTEEVNFCDEGSEGLRSRSCSVGQSDAEGSAPAGEEQSDVEEQESRSSATSGDGTNQSGTSRGHGSHELQPRLI; encoded by the exons ATGCTCGGTCGGGCTGCGGGCAAGAAAAGCTACAGCCCCTCGGCGGCGGCGGGCAGAGCCCACCACCCCCTGCGCTCCCTGGACTCGCTGCCCCGCACGCCCGCCGTGAGGCTGACG gagctctcccGCAAGGATTGCCTGGAGGCACCGGGCTCCAGCGTGGCGGAGCTGCCCGCCGGCAGTGccaagctcagcagcagcccaagcGCCGTGGGCACCCTGAAGCGCCCCACCAGCCTGAGCCGCCATGCCAGCGCCGCCGGCTTCCCTCTGCCCACGGCCCCCCGCGCCGTGCCCAAGGGCCACAAGACCCCCATGTGCTACAGCCCCATGGAGGGCGGGGACGGTCCCTTCATCGACCCCGAGGAcatctcccagctgctggcagacGTGGCCCGCTTCGCCGATGCCCTGGAGAAGCTGCGGGATGTGGTGCTGCGCGATG ACCCCAAGGAGCCACAGCGGCCGCTGGCCCACGAGTGCCTGGGTGAAACCCTCCGCATCCTGCGCCAGGTCATCAACAAGTACCCACTGCTCAACACCCTGGAGACCCTGACGGCCGCTGGGACCCTCATCTCCAAAGTCAAGG GTTTCCACTATGAATCCAACAATGAGGCAGACAAGAGGGAGTTCGAGAAGGCTGTGGAGACCATCGCTGTGTCCTTCAGCAGCAC gGTGTCTGAGTTCCTCATGGGGGAGGTGGACAGCAGCACCATCCTCTCCATTCCACCCAGTGACCAGAACCAG ACTATGGAGAGCCTCTATGGGGGGATTCCTGGGCCTAGAGGAGATGGAGTGCCCTCAGGCATGGACAGCTGTGACACAG CCCGTCCTCCTGCTGAAGAAGTGGATGTGATGCTGCAGCGCTGTGAGGGGGGTGTGGACGCTGCCCTCCAGTATGCCAAAACCCTCTCCAAGTACATGAAGGACCTGATGGGATACATGGAGAAAAGGGCCACGCTGG AGATAGATTTTGCCAGAGGGCTCCAGAAGATGGCAAACAGCTACAAGCAAACCATCAGTCAGGAG acCAGCATGCCTTTCCTGTCCATCTATCTactggctctggagcaggacaTGGAGCACGGGGCCTCAGTTGTGCAGGCAGCCACCACCCTGCAGCAACAAACCTTCCTTCAG CCACTGATGGTGAGACGTGGGGAACACGAGAAACGCAGGAAGGAGATCAAGGAGCAGTGGCACCGGGCACAGAGGAAACTG CAAGAGGCAGAGGGGAACCTGCGCAAGGCCAAGCAGACGTACATGCAGCGCAGCGAGGAGCACGACAAGGCCAAATACATGGCAGTgaaagcagaggaggagcagcaaaaCACGACCAGCAGCATCACCACCAAGACCCTGGACAAGAAGAGGCGGCTGGAAGAGGAAGCCAAGAACAAG GCAGAAGAGGCCATGGCCACCTACCGCACCTGCGTGGCCGATGCAAACACgcagaagcaggagctggaggacaCCAAGGTGAACTCGCTGAGGCACATCCACGAACTGATCAAACAGACTGACCAGGTCATCAAGTCg GCCACCATCTCCTTCTACCAGCTCATGCACATGCAGACAGCGCCGCTGCCAGTGAATTTCCAGACCCTGTGTGAGAGCAGCAAGCTCTACGACCCGGGCCAGCAGTACGCGTCCCACGTGCGGCAGCTGCAGCGCGGCGACGAGCCCGACGTGCAGTACGACTTCGAGCCCTACGTGTCCCACAACGCCTG gTCTCCCTTTACTCAGCCACAGAAGGGCAGCTTCAATGCCAGTGAGTTCTCCACGAGTGCagagggggctggggctgcctcggagggaacagcaggagccagggagtCACCaagtggggctggagcagtcGAGCGAAGAG GTGGGAGGGGACACCAGGTGCATAAATCCTGGCCAACCTCTGTTGCTGAGGCTGACAGCAGCCTGGATTCCAATGCAG GTGAATTCAGCCACAAGCTCCAGCGGCTCTCATCCAACGGCACCGCGTCCTCCAgtgaggaggtggaggagaaggACGGGACCACCACTCCCTTTGAGCAGA GCATCAATGGGatcaccccagagctggcagctcccacaggaCCCTTCAGGAATGTTGGCTTGTCCAAGGCTGCCCAGACCCATCGGCTGAGGAAGCTCCGTGCCCCTTCCAAGTGTCGGGAGTGCAACAGCTACGTGTACTTCCAGGGAGCTGAGTGTGAGGAG tgctgcctggcCTGCCACAAGAAGTGCCTGGAGACCTTGGCCATCCAGTGTGGGCACAAGAAGCTCCAagggaagctgcagctcttcGGGCAGGACTTCACAAAGGCATCTCAGGGCAGCCAAGATGGGATCCCCTTCATCATcaagaaatgcatttcagagATTGAGAAGCGGGCCCTGAAAACAAAG GGCATCTACCGAGTTAACGGTGTCAAGACACGTGTGGAGAAGCTTTGCCAGGCCTTTGAGAACGGGAAGGAGCTGGTGGAGCTGTCCCAGGCCTCCCCTCATGACATCAGCAACGTCCTGAAGCTCTACCTGAGACAG CTGCCGGAGCCCCTGATGCCCTTCCGGCTGTACAACGAGCTGATGGGGCTGGCCAAGGAGAGCCTGCAGGGGGGCGAGGCCAAGGGTCGGAGCGGGAAGGGCAGCCCGGAGCTGGTGGACAGAGGAGCCGACACCGACCAGGTGGTGCTGAGCCTGGTGCtgaagctgagggagctgctgaaggagctcCCCCGTGAGAACATGGCCACGCTCCAGtacctcctgcagcacctgaggAG GATCATGGAAGTGGAACAGGACAACAAGATGACCTCAGGCAACCTGGGCATCGTCTTTGGGCCAACGCTGATGCGCCCCAGGCCCACGGATGCCACGATTTCCTTGTCCTCACTGGTGGATTATCCCCACCAAGCTCGGATCATTGAGGCACTCATCATCTTCTACCCCACCATCTTCGAGCACAAGGACATGGCACCCAGCAGATGTGGCTCAGAGGAGGTGAccagtggtgctgagcag gccCATGCAGGCTCCCAGCCTGTGGCTCCTCTTGGCTCCAGCCCATTCCTGGAGCTGCCTTCGGACAAAGGGAATTTGGCTTTCAGCGCTGACTCACTTGCAG AATCCGGCGACCGCTCCGTGGACTCCGACTCGGAGCTGGAGGACGGTGGGGAGCCACGGACACACCTGACGAAGCAGGGCAGCGAGACCAGCACGGAAGAGGTTAATTTCTGTGACGAGGGGAGCGAGGGGCTGcggagcaggagctgcagcgtGGGCCAGTCAGatgcagagggctctgctcccgCTGGGGAGGAGCAAAGCGACGTGGAGGAACAGGAGAGCCGCAGCTCTGCCACCTCCGGGGATGGCACCAACCAGTCTGGCACCTCTCGGGGCCACGGCAGCCACGAGCTGCAGCCCCGGCTCATCTAA